The following coding sequences are from one Tolumonas lignilytica window:
- the ptsG gene encoding PTS glucose transporter subunit IIBC — protein sequence MSNAFANLQKVGKSLMLPVSVLPVAGILLGVGSANFSWLPAVVSQIMAQAGGAVFGNMALIFAIGVALGFTNNDGVAALAATVGYAILTKTMTVAAPFIAGIAPSAPDYAVAVEHMSNTGVLGGIIAGAIAAFMFNRFYRIQLPEYLGFFAGKRFVPIITGFSVILAAVVLSFIWPPIGHAIDVFSQWAAYQNPTLAFGIYGVVERALVPFGLHHIWNVPFQMQVGSFTNAAGQVFHGDIPRFIAGDPTAGKLAGGFLFKMYGLPAAAIAIWHSAKPENRAKVGGIMISAALTSFLTGITEPIEFSFMFVAPVLYAIHAVLAGLAFVVCITLNMSAGTSFSHGLIDFLVLSVIGNKGSNLIMFPMIGVCYAAVYYSVFRAVIKFLDLKTPGREDESADNAELSGTELAGELVHAFGGKENITNLDACITRLRVSVKSTENVNQTKLKSLGAAGVVIAGTGVQAIFGTKSDNLKTDMDQWIKAN from the coding sequence ATGAGTAATGCATTTGCAAATTTGCAAAAAGTCGGTAAGTCGCTGATGTTACCGGTATCCGTGCTGCCTGTTGCTGGTATCCTGCTAGGCGTCGGTTCTGCTAACTTTAGCTGGTTACCAGCAGTTGTTTCTCAAATAATGGCTCAGGCCGGCGGCGCTGTTTTTGGCAACATGGCGCTCATTTTCGCGATTGGTGTTGCCCTTGGTTTTACAAACAACGATGGGGTAGCAGCATTAGCGGCAACAGTGGGTTATGCTATTTTAACCAAAACCATGACCGTTGCTGCACCATTCATTGCAGGTATTGCCCCATCAGCACCAGACTACGCTGTGGCGGTAGAGCACATGTCTAACACCGGTGTGTTAGGTGGTATCATCGCTGGTGCAATTGCCGCGTTCATGTTCAACCGTTTTTATCGTATCCAGTTACCTGAATATTTAGGTTTCTTCGCTGGTAAACGCTTCGTACCTATCATTACAGGTTTCTCTGTAATTCTAGCTGCAGTTGTTCTGTCCTTTATTTGGCCACCAATTGGTCATGCAATTGACGTATTCTCACAATGGGCTGCATATCAGAATCCAACATTGGCATTCGGCATCTACGGTGTTGTTGAACGCGCATTAGTTCCTTTTGGCCTGCACCATATTTGGAACGTACCATTCCAAATGCAAGTAGGCTCATTCACTAATGCTGCAGGGCAAGTTTTTCACGGTGACATTCCTCGTTTTATCGCTGGCGATCCTACTGCAGGTAAATTAGCTGGCGGCTTCCTGTTCAAAATGTACGGTCTACCTGCTGCCGCTATTGCAATTTGGCATAGTGCTAAACCAGAAAACCGGGCTAAAGTTGGCGGTATCATGATTTCAGCTGCGCTGACTTCATTCCTAACCGGTATCACTGAACCAATCGAATTCTCATTCATGTTCGTTGCACCAGTTCTTTATGCAATTCATGCAGTATTGGCTGGTCTGGCATTCGTGGTATGTATCACGTTGAATATGAGTGCAGGTACCAGCTTTTCACATGGCCTGATCGACTTCTTGGTCTTGAGTGTAATAGGCAACAAAGGTAGCAACTTGATCATGTTCCCAATGATCGGTGTATGCTATGCCGCTGTTTATTACTCAGTATTCCGTGCAGTCATCAAGTTCCTAGATCTGAAAACACCAGGTCGCGAAGACGAATCTGCTGACAATGCAGAATTATCAGGCACAGAATTGGCTGGCGAATTAGTTCACGCCTTCGGTGGTAAAGAAAACATTACCAATCTGGACGCTTGTATTACACGTCTGCGTGTTAGTGTAAAAAGCACAGAAAATGTTAATCAAACCAAACTGAAATCTTTAGGTGCAGCAGGCGTTGTCATTGCAGGTACTGGTGTTCAGGCTATTTTTGGTACTAAATCAGATAACCTAAAAACTGATATGGATCAGTGGATTAAAGCTAACTAA
- the rpoE gene encoding RNA polymerase sigma factor RpoE, with amino-acid sequence MSDIEIDQQLVERVQKGDKQAFNLLVTKYQRKIMNLVSRYVSNPGDTADVVQEVFISAYRFLPSFRNDSAFYTWLYRIAVNTAKNYLVSNGRRPPGMDVDIADAEQYDSGDALRDIATPERLLSSEQVRQTVINALQSLPEDLRTVITLREIEGLSYEEIAEVIDCPVGTVRSRIFRAREVIDNRLKAVLQGID; translated from the coding sequence ATGAGCGATATAGAGATCGATCAACAGTTGGTTGAGCGAGTACAAAAAGGTGACAAGCAGGCATTTAATCTGTTGGTGACAAAATATCAGCGGAAAATAATGAATCTGGTGAGTCGTTATGTGAGCAATCCAGGTGATACTGCTGATGTGGTTCAGGAAGTATTTATCAGTGCTTATCGTTTCTTGCCTTCATTCAGAAATGACAGTGCTTTTTATACTTGGTTGTATCGCATTGCAGTGAATACGGCAAAAAACTATTTGGTTTCAAATGGCCGTCGTCCACCAGGAATGGATGTAGATATTGCTGATGCAGAACAATATGACTCAGGTGATGCATTACGGGACATTGCAACTCCGGAACGGTTGCTTTCATCTGAACAGGTGCGTCAAACAGTCATCAATGCACTGCAGTCGTTACCTGAAGATTTAAGAACTGTGATTACATTACGGGAAATAGAAGGGTTAAGTTACGAAGAGATTGCCGAGGTTATTGATTGTCCTGTAGGCACTGTTCGTTCTCGTATTTTCCGTGCACGAGAAGTTATTGATAATCGTCTTAAGGCCGTACTGCAGGGAATAGATTAG
- the ptsG gene encoding PTS glucose transporter subunit IIBC has translation MKNLFANLQQVGKALMLPVSVLPVAGILLGVGAAKFSVLPATLSSIMEQAGGAVFGNMALLFAIGVALGFTKNDGVAGLAAAVGYFILTKTVSVVAPLLAGLNPTAADFAAQAENVSNVGVLGGVIAGGIAAYMFNRFYRIELPDYLGFFAGKRFVPLSTGIVAIVAGVVLAFIWPPIGGAIKAFSHWAAYQNPALAFGIYGIVERSLIPFGLHHIWNAPFFFEVGEYTNAAGQVFHGEIARYIAGDPTAGNLAGGYMFKMYGLPAAAIAMWHTAKPEHRARIGGIMISAALTSFLTGITEPIEFAFLFVAPVLYAIHALLAGSAFVVMILLGMKHGTTFSHGLIDFIVLFSQSTKGWMFPIVGLIYAAIYYTVFRVAIVALDLKTPGREDETAEDLAMDATEMSGELVHAFGGKDNITNLDACITRLRVSVKEVAKVDQARLKALGAAGVVVAGSGVQAIFGTKSDNLKTDMDHWIKTH, from the coding sequence ATGAAAAATTTGTTCGCAAATCTTCAACAAGTCGGTAAGGCATTGATGCTGCCTGTATCCGTACTGCCAGTAGCAGGTATTCTGCTGGGCGTCGGTGCAGCAAAATTCAGTGTTCTGCCAGCAACTTTATCATCAATCATGGAACAAGCCGGTGGTGCCGTTTTCGGTAACATGGCATTGTTATTCGCAATCGGTGTAGCTTTAGGTTTCACCAAAAATGATGGTGTTGCAGGTCTGGCTGCAGCCGTTGGTTACTTCATTCTGACCAAAACAGTTAGCGTTGTTGCTCCCTTGCTGGCTGGTTTAAACCCAACTGCTGCTGATTTCGCAGCACAAGCTGAAAACGTTTCAAACGTCGGTGTTCTGGGCGGCGTTATCGCTGGCGGTATTGCTGCATATATGTTTAACCGTTTCTACCGTATTGAACTGCCTGACTACTTGGGCTTCTTTGCCGGTAAACGTTTCGTTCCATTGTCAACTGGTATCGTAGCCATTGTTGCTGGTGTTGTACTTGCTTTCATTTGGCCTCCAATCGGTGGCGCAATCAAAGCCTTCTCCCATTGGGCTGCGTACCAAAACCCAGCACTGGCATTCGGTATCTACGGCATCGTTGAGCGTTCACTGATCCCATTTGGTCTGCACCACATTTGGAACGCACCATTCTTCTTCGAAGTAGGTGAATACACCAATGCTGCTGGTCAGGTATTCCACGGTGAAATCGCTCGTTACATCGCTGGTGACCCAACTGCGGGTAACCTGGCTGGTGGTTACATGTTCAAAATGTACGGTCTGCCTGCTGCTGCTATCGCTATGTGGCACACTGCAAAACCAGAACATCGTGCTCGTATCGGCGGTATCATGATTTCAGCTGCGCTGACTTCATTCCTGACCGGTATCACCGAACCAATCGAATTTGCATTCTTGTTCGTTGCTCCAGTTCTGTATGCAATCCACGCTCTGCTGGCTGGTTCAGCGTTCGTAGTGATGATTCTGCTGGGTATGAAACACGGTACTACCTTCTCTCACGGTTTGATTGACTTCATTGTGCTGTTCTCTCAATCAACCAAAGGCTGGATGTTCCCAATCGTCGGTTTGATCTACGCAGCGATCTACTACACAGTATTCCGTGTAGCAATTGTGGCACTGGATCTGAAAACTCCTGGTCGTGAAGATGAAACTGCTGAAGACCTGGCCATGGATGCAACTGAAATGTCTGGTGAACTGGTTCATGCTTTCGGCGGTAAAGACAACATCACCAACCTGGATGCATGTATCACTCGTCTGCGTGTTAGCGTGAAAGAAGTTGCAAAAGTGGATCAAGCAAGACTGAAAGCGCTGGGCGCAGCAGGTGTTGTAGTTGCAGGTTCTGGTGTACAAGCAATTTTCGGTACTAAATCAGACAACCTGAAAACTGATATGGATCACTGGATTAAAACCCACTAA
- a CDS encoding protein YgfX, with the protein MKNIRHVIRVEPSHHHQLFLVIGHIIVGWLAWTGLHGHLWLVFFIMWGGSLFWSLYQAYHRQFEFEMRGDEIFMDGKFYHVMPASKVGYGFLWLVLHGDKVTHLWLFSDSMDEAEYRRIARRINMRTQ; encoded by the coding sequence GTGAAAAACATCAGGCACGTCATTCGAGTTGAACCATCACATCATCATCAATTGTTTTTAGTGATTGGTCATATCATTGTTGGATGGTTGGCGTGGACAGGTTTGCATGGTCATTTGTGGCTGGTCTTTTTTATCATGTGGGGCGGTTCACTTTTCTGGTCTTTATATCAGGCCTATCACCGCCAATTTGAATTTGAAATGCGCGGGGATGAAATTTTTATGGATGGGAAGTTTTACCATGTCATGCCTGCATCTAAAGTAGGATATGGTTTTCTCTGGCTGGTTTTACATGGCGATAAGGTAACGCATTTATGGTTGTTTTCTGACAGCATGGACGAAGCCGAATACCGCCGGATTGCCCGGCGGATCAATATGCGAACTCAGTAA
- a CDS encoding succinate dehydrogenase assembly factor 2 — protein MLELDTILAPFLEHEYPELSDVLQRDFQRVLNCSDLELYRCLLRAETPSDLSLQSILGVIREKHQARHSS, from the coding sequence ATGCTTGAATTGGATACAATTCTTGCTCCTTTCCTAGAACATGAGTATCCAGAACTCTCTGATGTTTTACAGCGTGATTTCCAACGTGTACTGAATTGTTCTGATCTCGAGTTATATCGATGTTTGCTTCGGGCTGAAACACCATCAGATTTATCATTACAATCAATATTGGGAGTCATTCGTGAAAAACATCAGGCACGTCATTCGAGTTGA
- the nadB gene encoding L-aspartate oxidase codes for MKQNVEYSCDVLIIGSGAAGLTLALRLADHAKVMILSKGPLSEGATYYAQGGIAAVAEETDSIESHVNDTLNAGAGLCDKAIVEFTAENAKESIDWLIQQGVPFDKEENTSEDGEPAYHLTREGGHSHRRIFHSADSTGKYVEVTLVDRVKQHPNIQLMERFNAVDLITTRKLGIPGNRILGAYIWNRTKEQVETVRARFVALATGGASKVYQYTSNPDVSSGDGIAMAWRAGCRVANMEFNQFHPTTLFHPDDRNFLLTEALRGEGALLKRPDGSRFMPEFDSRAELAPRDIVARAIDYEMKRLGADCMFLDISHKPADFVRKHFPTIYERCLKLGIDITQQAIPVVPAAHYTCGGVMSDRFGQTDIPGLYAIGEVSYTGLHGANRMASNSILECIVFAQSAAKDIQAHLPMSSMPPSLPAWDESQVSNSDEEVVIQHNWHELRLFMWDYVGIVRTNKRLERAKRRIDLLKQEVHEYYANFRVSNNLLELRNLLQVAELIVRSAMARKESRGLHYNLDYPEQQDNPAPTILIPGDY; via the coding sequence ATGAAACAGAATGTTGAATACTCCTGCGATGTTTTGATCATTGGCAGTGGTGCCGCAGGCCTCACTTTAGCATTACGCTTAGCGGATCATGCAAAAGTGATGATATTGAGCAAAGGACCCTTAAGTGAAGGGGCAACCTATTATGCCCAAGGAGGCATCGCTGCTGTAGCTGAAGAAACAGATAGCATCGAATCACATGTCAACGACACATTAAATGCCGGTGCCGGATTATGCGATAAAGCTATTGTAGAGTTCACCGCAGAAAATGCAAAAGAGTCTATTGACTGGCTCATTCAGCAAGGCGTCCCTTTTGATAAAGAAGAAAACACATCTGAAGATGGAGAGCCTGCATATCACCTGACACGAGAAGGTGGGCATAGTCATCGCCGCATCTTTCACTCTGCCGACTCTACCGGCAAATATGTAGAAGTCACATTAGTTGATCGGGTAAAACAACATCCGAACATCCAATTAATGGAGCGATTCAACGCGGTTGACCTCATCACTACGCGAAAACTGGGGATTCCAGGCAACCGGATATTAGGCGCTTATATTTGGAATCGCACCAAAGAACAGGTTGAAACCGTCAGAGCCCGTTTTGTTGCTCTCGCTACAGGCGGCGCCTCCAAGGTTTATCAATATACCTCAAATCCTGATGTCAGTTCCGGTGATGGAATTGCTATGGCATGGCGTGCCGGTTGTCGAGTAGCCAATATGGAATTTAATCAATTCCACCCTACGACGCTTTTTCATCCCGATGACCGTAACTTTTTGCTGACCGAAGCATTACGAGGTGAGGGTGCACTGCTGAAACGGCCCGATGGCTCTCGTTTTATGCCTGAATTTGATTCTCGTGCAGAACTGGCACCCCGAGATATCGTCGCTCGCGCTATTGATTATGAGATGAAACGCCTGGGAGCTGATTGCATGTTCCTAGACATTAGCCATAAACCAGCTGATTTCGTCCGTAAGCATTTTCCAACTATTTATGAACGCTGCCTCAAACTGGGAATTGACATTACTCAGCAGGCAATTCCTGTTGTTCCAGCGGCACACTATACCTGTGGCGGGGTGATGAGTGACCGATTCGGGCAAACAGATATCCCAGGTCTTTATGCCATCGGTGAGGTTTCTTATACCGGTTTACATGGCGCCAACCGTATGGCATCTAACTCCATTCTGGAATGTATTGTTTTTGCTCAATCTGCAGCTAAAGACATACAAGCTCATTTACCCATGAGCAGTATGCCGCCATCGTTACCAGCATGGGACGAAAGTCAGGTCTCAAACTCAGATGAAGAAGTCGTCATCCAGCATAACTGGCATGAACTGCGGTTGTTCATGTGGGACTATGTTGGAATTGTGCGAACCAATAAAAGATTAGAACGCGCTAAACGACGCATTGATCTGCTTAAACAGGAAGTTCATGAATATTATGCCAACTTCCGAGTTTCAAATAATCTATTGGAACTGCGTAATCTATTACAAGTTGCAGAGCTAATTGTTCGCTCAGCCATGGCGCGTAAAGAATCTAGAGGATTACATTACAATCTGGATTACCCTGAACAACAGGATAACCCAGCACCAACCATTCTGATCCCTGGGGATTACTGA
- a CDS encoding sigma-E factor negative regulatory protein yields MTTSKEHVSALMDNQLQSEQTLNALLNDPSTFETWERYHLIGDALRDELPNQLDLMLSQRIADALEQETMIVKPERHLFAVVKPNVKRFVQVAGQYAIAASVALAVLVGINQQHDNLAGIKQGPVLNTVPIGGSATPVSVNYNPEHVHALPSSSVMTEQQLQAERQRIARYIQDHQLQQRLSPIER; encoded by the coding sequence ATGACAACATCAAAAGAACATGTTTCCGCTTTGATGGATAATCAGTTGCAATCTGAACAGACGTTGAATGCACTACTGAATGATCCTTCTACCTTTGAAACTTGGGAGCGTTATCATCTTATTGGTGATGCATTACGTGATGAATTGCCTAATCAGCTTGATTTGATGCTTTCTCAACGAATTGCTGATGCTTTAGAGCAAGAAACGATGATTGTGAAACCTGAACGTCATCTCTTTGCGGTAGTTAAGCCCAATGTGAAACGTTTTGTACAGGTTGCTGGACAATATGCGATTGCAGCTTCAGTTGCGCTGGCGGTATTGGTCGGTATTAATCAGCAGCACGATAACCTGGCTGGGATCAAGCAAGGGCCGGTATTAAATACTGTGCCTATTGGTGGTTCAGCTACACCGGTGAGCGTAAATTACAATCCTGAGCATGTGCATGCATTGCCATCTTCATCAGTCATGACTGAGCAGCAATTGCAAGCTGAGCGTCAACGGATTGCTCGATATATTCAGGATCATCAATTACAACAGCGTTTATCTCCCATTGAGCGGTAA
- the ygfZ gene encoding tRNA-modifying protein YgfZ yields MMNEKFLFPSEPSVYHLNDIAVIRLEGPDAEKYLNGQVTCDVTALPIGQSTLGAHCTPKGKVLAVFRLLKRNQDLLMLYKKELADVQLAELKKYAVFSKVTISDVSEQYDILGIAGAGTDIWQATQVKSGSFTEINWIQINPDRWFFLKEKEQPLNLSLPECIAVNWKALDIIDGIPQLSKQTQTEFIPQALNLQALHGISFTKGCYTGQEIVARAKYRGANNRALYILKGSVNQPITTETVIERQVGEHWRISGTILDVWQQKNQVLLSVVLPSDTLPDSIFRVENDQTSTLTLIPVPYSVE; encoded by the coding sequence ATGATGAATGAAAAATTTTTATTCCCTTCAGAGCCTAGTGTATATCACTTGAATGATATAGCTGTGATCCGCCTGGAAGGTCCTGATGCAGAGAAATATCTGAATGGACAAGTTACTTGTGATGTAACTGCATTACCTATAGGGCAAAGCACATTAGGCGCTCATTGCACGCCTAAAGGTAAAGTTCTGGCGGTATTTCGATTGCTGAAGCGTAACCAAGACCTATTAATGCTCTACAAAAAAGAGTTAGCGGATGTTCAACTGGCTGAATTAAAAAAATATGCTGTATTTTCCAAAGTCACAATCAGTGACGTCAGTGAACAATATGACATATTAGGGATAGCTGGTGCTGGAACTGATATCTGGCAAGCAACACAAGTCAAGTCGGGGTCATTTACTGAAATAAACTGGATTCAAATAAATCCAGATCGTTGGTTTTTCCTGAAAGAGAAAGAACAACCGCTGAATCTATCCCTTCCAGAATGCATTGCGGTCAATTGGAAAGCTCTTGATATTATTGATGGTATTCCACAGCTCAGTAAGCAAACCCAAACAGAATTTATCCCCCAAGCACTCAACCTTCAGGCTTTGCACGGCATTAGTTTTACCAAAGGATGCTATACCGGCCAAGAAATTGTAGCCAGAGCGAAGTATCGTGGAGCAAATAATCGAGCTCTTTATATTCTAAAAGGGAGCGTCAATCAGCCCATAACAACTGAAACAGTGATAGAACGCCAGGTCGGTGAGCATTGGCGGATTAGTGGAACTATTCTCGACGTATGGCAACAAAAGAATCAAGTACTGTTAAGTGTAGTGTTACCAAGTGATACGCTGCCAGATAGCATATTTAGAGTAGAAAACGATCAAACCAGTACATTAACGCTAATTCCTGTGCCATATAGCGTTGAATAA